The stretch of DNA GCGCACGATGTTCGGCACCACGCCCGAGGTCGACAGCGTGATGCGGCGGCGGGAAATGCCGATGCCTTCATTGTCGGCCGTGATCAGCAGCGCATCGCGCACCGCATCGAAATTGTAGAGCGGCTCACCCATGCCCATCATGACGACGTTGGTGACGAGGCGGCTGCCGGTCGGGGTTTCGCGATCGGCCCAGTCGTTGAGGCGGTCGCGCGCCACCATGATCTGGCCGACGATTTCGCCCGCGGTGAGATTGCGCACCAGCCGCTGCGTGCCGGTGTGGCAGAACGAGCAATTCAGCGTGCAGCCGACCTGCGAGGAGACGCAGAGCGTGCCGCGGTCGGTTTCGGGAATGTAGACGCACTCGACTTCATGCGCCTTCTGGAACGCGTCACCGCTCGGCAGGCGCAACAGCCATTTGCGGGTGCCATCGTTGGAAACCTGCTCGGCCACCACTTCGGGGCGGTCGACGGTAAAATGCTGCTCGAGCTGCGCACGCATTTCCTTCGAAATGCTGGTCATCTCGTCGAATGCCCTGGCGCCGCGGACATACATCCAGTGCCACAGCTGCTGCGTGCGCATCTTGCGCTGCGCGGACGCAACGCCGATCTCGCCGAGCCGGTCGGCGATCTCGGTGCGCGACAGGCCGATCAGCGAGGGCTTTGCCGGCGGCACATAGGTTTCGAGCGGAACCTTCTCCAGCAGCGCCACGGAAGATGAAAGCGACATTAATTCACACGAGACGGTTGAAGCGGATGCATAAAGTGAGCAATGCAACCTGTCCGCCGTAGCTCAGCGAGCGAAGGCGGAAGCGTGCCCACCACAAACGTTAATGGTAGGCACGGCGCGTCGCGCCTTTGCCCACCCTGCGAGTACACTCAAATAGGCCTTCCAGGCCCCCTAAACAACGTCATTCTGGGCTTAAAAGGCCGTTGTTGGAGCATGATCTCTTCGGAAAACCGGAAGCCACTTTTCCGGATCATGCCCTAGCGCTTGCAGTCCTGCGCCAGCCGGTCGAGCGCCTGGGACAGCCCCTTGAGCGAGAAGACGTCCGTGGTCTCGGTGCCCTTGGCCGAAACGCCCTTGACGGTGACTTCGGCGGATTTGCGCATGGCGTTGACCATCTGCTCTTCCTCCGCGGCGTTCTTGATCCAAAGCCCGTCGCCCTGGGTATACATCGCATAGGCCGAGCCGCCGACCTCGAGCGAGGATTCCGAGCCCGGCTTCAGCGCGTATCCGATCATGATCGAAACTTCGTTGACGACTTTCTCGGCCGGGCGCGTCGAGACGAAAGCGTAGGCGGGATCGCGCGGGCGATTCGGCGGATTGGTTTTGGATGACGATGGCTTCGCCAGCGCGAAGCAAACCTTCCTGCCATTCGGCGTCGCCGTGTAGGCGCCCCAGATACCGTACTGACCGATCAAGGTAGGCTCCGCAACGCCCACGGCGGCGGTCGCCGCCGGTTCCGGTTTCGCAGGTTTGGCCGTCGTCGGCTTTGCCGCCGGTGCTGGCGCAGGCGCAGGCTTGGCCGCTTCCTTTGCAGGTTCCTTGGCGCCCTTCGAAGCAGTGCCCTGTGCTTGCGCGAGGGATGACGCCCCACACAACGCCGCAATCGCAACCAGAAATGTCAGTATTCGCAACACGGACAACTGGTTCCCTCATCATTGTGACTGGAAGATGGCCCGAGGGCGCATCGCGCCGCCGGGGGATGGATAGCCGGGAAATGCTTTTTTGGGAAGGCAGTTGCGGTGTTGCTCACCGTCGCAGCCGCGCCTTCGTAACAGGTCCCTTTTGGGAATCAAGGCGCGGGTTTCGGTTTCAGCCTTTCGGCCGGCGATCGCGCTGTTTCTGCCACTGCGCATCGGTCCATTGCAGCAGATCCTCGGCGCCGGAACTGCGCAAATGGGCGCCACCATCCTGCACCACCATCTCGCCATTGATGTAACCGGCCCGATCCGAAATCAGAAAGCTCGCCAGGTCAGCAAGTTCGCCATGCTCGCCGGCGCGGCCGAGCGGATTGCGTTGCGCCCAGCCTTCATCGCGGCCCTCGGGGCGGAGCTGACCCGAAGCCCCAGGCGTCGGAAACGCGCCGGGCGCGATCGCGACCGTGCGCACACCCTTGGGTCCCCACTCCACCGCAAGGCTTTTGGTCATCGCGAGCACGGCGGATTTCGCCATCGCCGACGGCACCGTGAAGGCGCGACCGGTGATGGTCGAGGTCGAGAGAATGCTCAGCACCACGCCTTTGTGCTTGCCGTCGATCCAGCGCCGGCCCGCGGCGAGCGTGCAATACATCGTGCCGTGCAGCGTCGGCGCCAGGATCGCATCCGCCGCCCGCGGCGACAAATGCGCGGTCTGCGCAATGAAGGTCGCAGCGGCATTATTGACCAGCACGTCGATCGGCGCCTCGCGCCATATCGCTTCCATCATGGCGTCGACCGCGGCGCCGTCGCGGATATCGCAACCGATCACGCCGACCTTGCCGCCGAGCTTGCTGCGCATCTTTGCTGCCGTCGCCTCCAGCAATTCGAGCCGGCGGCCGCAAATGATCAGATCTGCGCCGAGCTCGACGAAGCGGTGTCCCATCGCGGCTCCCAGCCCCGAACCGCCGCCCGTGACCAAGATCCGCTTTCCCGCCAGCAGGCCCTTTTCAAACATCGTTTGAATCCCCCTTGAACCACCGCGAAGCCATGCATCGAATCGGATTGTAGCCCGGCTTCAAATCCGGCAAGAAGCTGCCAGCCTCTTATATTCTCGGCCCGAAAAATCAGGTGCGCCCATGAAAGCCATTCTCTGCTCGCAATATTGCCAACCCGACGACCTCGTGCTGGCCGACGTGCCCGATCCGGTGGCCGAACCGGGACAGGCCGTGATTGCGATCAAGGCTGCGGCGCTGAATTTCTTCGACATCCTGATGATCCAGGGCAAGTACCAGATCAAGCCGCCATTCCCGTTTTCGCCCGCCGCCGAGGTTGCCGGCGTGATCGAAAGCGTCGGCGCAGGAGTCACCGACCTGAAGGTCGGCGACCGCGTGGTGGCGTCGTGCGGCCACAACGGCGCGCGCGAAAAGATCGCACTGCCCGCGAGTTCCATCGTGAAGATTCCCGACAATCTGGATTTCGATCGCGCCGCAGGCATCATCATCATCTACGGCACGGCGCTGCACGCGCTGGAAGACCGCGCCAGCCCGAAGCCGGGCGAGACACTTGCCGTGCTGGGCGCTGCCGGCGGCACCGGACTTGCGGCCTGCGAACTCGGCAAGCTGATGGGCCTGAAGGTGATCGCCTGCGCATCGTCGGACGAGAAGCTCGAATTTGCCAAGGCGCATGGCGCCGAGCTCACGCTGAACTACAGCAAGGATGACCTGAAAGAGGGCTTGCGCCGGCTCACGGGAGGCAAGGGCGCCGACATCGTCTTCGATCCGGTGGGCGGCACTTACGCCGAAGCCGCCTTGCGCTCGATTGCCTGGGAAGGTCGCTTCCTGGTGATCGGCTTCGCCGCGGGCGACATTCCGAAGATGCCGCTCAACCTCGCGCTGCTGAAGGGCTGCGATATCCGCGGCGTGTTCTGGGGCGCGTGGACCAGGGTCAATCCGGAGAAGAACCGCGCCAACCTGGAGAAGCTCGTGAAGTGGACCGCGGAAGGCAAGATCTCCTCGCATGTCGATCGCACCTTTCCGCTGGCGCAAACCGCTGAAGCGCTGAAGGTGCTCGCCGGCCGCAAGGCGATGGGCAAGGTGATCCTGCACCCCTGAGAGGCGATGCCGGATCATTCGTTGAATTGCTGAATTGTCGTCCGCATGGAAAATGCGCAAC from Bradyrhizobium sp. AZCC 1693 encodes:
- the rlmN gene encoding 23S rRNA (adenine(2503)-C(2))-methyltransferase RlmN → MSLSSSVALLEKVPLETYVPPAKPSLIGLSRTEIADRLGEIGVASAQRKMRTQQLWHWMYVRGARAFDEMTSISKEMRAQLEQHFTVDRPEVVAEQVSNDGTRKWLLRLPSGDAFQKAHEVECVYIPETDRGTLCVSSQVGCTLNCSFCHTGTQRLVRNLTAGEIVGQIMVARDRLNDWADRETPTGSRLVTNVVMMGMGEPLYNFDAVRDALLITADNEGIGISRRRITLSTSGVVPNIVRTGDEIGVMLAISLHAVRDELRNELVPLNRKYPIAELLQACRDYPGSSNARRITFEYVMLKGVNDSMDDAKLLVKLLKGIPAKINLIPFNPWPGTKYECSDWEQIEKFSEYIFNAGYSSPVRTPRGRDILAACGQLKSETEKLSARERQALRAMAMTD
- a CDS encoding invasion associated locus B family protein; translation: MSVLRILTFLVAIAALCGASSLAQAQGTASKGAKEPAKEAAKPAPAPAPAAKPTTAKPAKPEPAATAAVGVAEPTLIGQYGIWGAYTATPNGRKVCFALAKPSSSKTNPPNRPRDPAYAFVSTRPAEKVVNEVSIMIGYALKPGSESSLEVGGSAYAMYTQGDGLWIKNAAEEEQMVNAMRKSAEVTVKGVSAKGTETTDVFSLKGLSQALDRLAQDCKR
- a CDS encoding SDR family oxidoreductase, with protein sequence MFEKGLLAGKRILVTGGGSGLGAAMGHRFVELGADLIICGRRLELLEATAAKMRSKLGGKVGVIGCDIRDGAAVDAMMEAIWREAPIDVLVNNAAATFIAQTAHLSPRAADAILAPTLHGTMYCTLAAGRRWIDGKHKGVVLSILSTSTITGRAFTVPSAMAKSAVLAMTKSLAVEWGPKGVRTVAIAPGAFPTPGASGQLRPEGRDEGWAQRNPLGRAGEHGELADLASFLISDRAGYINGEMVVQDGGAHLRSSGAEDLLQWTDAQWQKQRDRRPKG
- a CDS encoding NADPH:quinone oxidoreductase family protein, whose product is MKAILCSQYCQPDDLVLADVPDPVAEPGQAVIAIKAAALNFFDILMIQGKYQIKPPFPFSPAAEVAGVIESVGAGVTDLKVGDRVVASCGHNGAREKIALPASSIVKIPDNLDFDRAAGIIIIYGTALHALEDRASPKPGETLAVLGAAGGTGLAACELGKLMGLKVIACASSDEKLEFAKAHGAELTLNYSKDDLKEGLRRLTGGKGADIVFDPVGGTYAEAALRSIAWEGRFLVIGFAAGDIPKMPLNLALLKGCDIRGVFWGAWTRVNPEKNRANLEKLVKWTAEGKISSHVDRTFPLAQTAEALKVLAGRKAMGKVILHP